The Herminiimonas arsenitoxidans sequence GGTGGCGGCCAACGTAATGAAAGTATGGTCTACGTACGCGGCTTTGATAGCCGCCAAGTTCCTGTATTTATTGACGGCATTCCTGTTTATGTGTCCTACGATGGCAATGTCGACATGGCACGCTTTACTACTTACGATCTGGCATCCATTGAAGTTGCAAAGGGTTTCAGTTCCGTTCTATACGGTCCAAATACCATTGGTGGCGCAATCAACTTGATCAGCCGCCGTCCAGTCAAAGCATTCGAAGGCAATATTGGCGTCGGCATTCGATCCAATGACAAATTCAATTCCAATGGCAACAACGCCAACATTAATCTCGGCACCAATCAAGGCATGTGGTACGCGCAACTCGCCATGTCTTATCTGGACACGGATGGTTACACGCTATCCCGCGACTTCCGTCCTGTTGCAACACAACCTGATCGCGAGCGCCGCAATGCCTATAGCAACGACAAGAAAATCAATATCAAGGTCGGCCTGACGCCAAATACAACAGATGAATACTCGCTGAATTACATCAACCAAAAAGGTGAAAAAGGTAGCCCACCATATGCTGGCACCTTGGCGACCGCCAACTACTGGCAATGGCCAGCATGGGATAAAGAGAGTGTGTATTTCATTTCCAATACTGCAATCGGTCAAAACTCTTATGTCAAAGTACGTGCCTACTATGACAAGTTCACAAATCGCTTGAACGCATACGATGATGCACGCTACTCAACTGTCACCAAAAGAAGTTCTTTTTATAGTTTTTACGACGACCACACTTATGGCGGTAGCGTTGAATTCGGGACAAAAATCTCTGATATCAATACCTTAAAGGTCGCCTTACATTTAAAAGAAGACATTCATAAAGAACATAATCTTGGCGAGCCGACTCAACATTCTCAAGACAGAACAACGTCAATCAGTATTGAAGATACTCACAAATTGACAAGCAAATTGGACTTGGTTACTGGCGCAAGCTATGACACGCGCAAAGGTAAGCAGGCTCAAAAATATGATTCGACTCTGGGTATTATCAACTACGCACCTACCGACACGTCTGCGTTCAATCCACAAGCTGGCTTGATTTACCACACATCAGAAACAGGTAATGCCTACTTTACGATCGCTCGAAAATCTCGCTTCCCGACAATCAAAAATCGTTATTCGGGCGGCTTGGGTTCAAACATTCCAAACCCTAGTTTGGATGTAGAACGTGCCACCAACTATCAATTAGGGTTCTCCGAAAAACTGAATCCTAAACTGCGTGTAGAGGCTGCCATCTTCTACAGCGAGATTACTGACATGATGCAATCGGTCCCTGTTCCAGGAACCGTATGCGGTACAAGTACGTGTAATCAGGTACAGAACGTCGGCGACGTCAGAACTAAAGGTATTGAGTTAGGAATAACCAATTTCATCACTGACAATCTTGAAATCGGTGGGAACTACACTTACACACACAGAGAAAACAAATCAAACCCTAGTGTCAAACTGACTGAAGTCCCGTTGAGTAAGTTCTTTGCCTATGCAAAATGGGCAGCTACACCGAAACTTAATGTTATCGGTAACGCCGTATATCGTACTCATCAATACACGGGCCTCAATGGTGTTTTTAGAGACACTCCTGCTTTCACAGTTGCGAACGCGAAAATTAGTTATGCCATCCAGAAAGATGTGACGATCGAAGCAGGTGTAAACAATCTGTTCGATCGTAACTATGCATACACTGAAGGCTTCTACGAAGAAGGCCGTAACCTCTTCGCTAATTTGAACTACCGTTTCTAAGAGTTTCACTATGCTACGCACATCACTTTCTCTCCGTAAGCTGATCGCTACTGCGATCTTCGGCTTTGCATCTGTCATCGCTGTGGCGGCAGATAAACCCGCTGGCAAGGTTGTGGTCATGACCAGTTATCCGGAAGAAGTGGTGGCGCGTTTCGAAGCTGCTTTTGAAAAAGCGCATCCCGGTACCCGCGTTGAAATACTCTGGCGTCGTTCCGGTGATGCGCTGTCTTACCTGCGCAAACCGAATCAAGGTAATGTCGATGTCTACTGGACACCGGCACAACGTAATTTCCAAATCCTCGCCAAAGAAGGTGCATTCCGCCGTCCCGATCTGGATATGAAGGGCCTGCCTGCCAAAGTTGGCGGCTTCCCGATCTCCGATCCTGCCGACTTCTATCTCGCAAGTGAAATTGCAGGCTATGGCTTTGCGATCAATCCGCAGCGCCTGCAAGACAAAAAATTGCCGCAACCAAAACAATGGACAGACCTGACCGGCCCTGAGTGGAAAGACGAAATCGTTTTCCCGATCCCGGGCAAAGTCGGCTTCGCACCGATCCTCATAGACATCATCTTGCAAGGATATGGCTGGGATAAAGGCTGGGCCTTGCTGCAATCCATAGGCAGCAATGCGCACCTATTGGGTCAAGGCGGTGCAAATATTTCCGATGACGTCCGTAACGGTCAGGCCAGTGTCGGCGTGTCTATCGACTTCTTCATCAAATCGGCGATAGCCAATGGCGCGCCTATCCAGTTTATTTATCCCGGCATTACTGGTTACTCGCCAGCGCATGTCGGCATCATGAAGGGCGCACCGAATCTGGCAGCTGCTCGCGCCTTCGCTACTTTCGTATTGTCGGATGAAGGGCAGAAGATACTGTTCCATCATGACATCCGTAAATTGCCGGTACGTCCTGCAGTGTATGCAGACAAACCAGCCGGCTACTACGATCCGTTCGAAGCTGCCAAGGCCATGCCTTTTGTCTTTGATACCGAACGTGCATTGGCACGTCAGGGCTTCAACAACACTTTGTTTGATGTGTTGATCAGCAATGAACATGTGCGTCTGCGTTCGGCGAATGACAAGGTCATTCAGGCCGAGCGTGCAGCAAACACTCCGGTATTGAAAGCAAAAGCTGCTCAAGCACGCGGCTTGCTCGATACGATACCAGTGAGCGAAGCAGAAGCCACTGCGCTCGCGCCACAGTTTGTGTTCGCCTTTGATGAAACAACAGACGCTCACCGCAATGATGCGATTACTGCGCAATGGACTACGCGCATCCGGGAAAACCGTGCACGTGCAGAACAACTAGCGCAGGAAGTATTAAACGCAACGGGCAAGCAAGCGAGTGCCCAGTGAAATTCAAACGTTTCATCGGCTATCTGGGTGTGTTGCCAGTAGCCTTGCTGTTAAGTGGTACCGCCAACATTGATACCAAGTCACTGAGCGGCGGCAGCGCTACCGTCTTTGACGACAGCCGCGACGCATATTCGCAAGCCAGTCCGGTTATGGATACGGACAATATGGCCGCATTCATCCAAGGCCGCGGCTTGTTCCGCCAATCGTGGGTAGTCGCACCGGCGAATGACAGGGCGGCCGGACTCGGCCCACTATACAACCGCATTTCCTGCATTGCCTGCCATGCCAAAAATGGCCGCGGCGGCGCACCTGATGGTCCTGATGGCACCATGCAAGCGATGCTCTTGCGCCTCAGCATACCCGGCAGCAATCCGCATGGCGGTCCGAAACCGCATCCCGCGTATGGCGATCAGTTGAATGAACGCGGCGTGCCTGGTGTACCCGGCGAAGGCATAGGCTTCCTGATCTATGACGAAAATGTAGAAACACTGGCCGACGGCACCAAAGTCACGCTGCGCAAACCGAATGTCCATTTCAAGGAAATGGCCTACGGTGCGCTCGGCACAGATGTCATGGTGTCACCACGCGTAGGCCCGGTTATCTATGGCCTCGGCCTGCTGGAAGCGGTCAGCGACGAAACCATATTGGCAATGGCAAAACAGGCCAAGCCGGATGGCATCGCCGGACGCGTGAATATGGTCTGGGATGCGATGGCGCAAAAGGAAGCAATAGGACGCTTCGGCATGAAGGCGAATGTCGCGACACTGACCGAGCAAATCGCGAATGCTTTCTCCGGCGACCTCGGCATTACGTCACCTCTGATTCCGCAAGAAAATTGTACCAAGGTACAAACCGCCTGCCAGCGCGCACCGTCCGGTGGCGAACCTGAACTGACGCGCGCTGAGCTGTATGCGACCGTGTTCTACACGCGCATGTTGGCGGTACCGGCACGACGCGATGTGAATAACAAACAAGTAATCCACGGCAATCGTTTATTTGTACAAGCACGTTGCATTGCCTGTCACGCATCGCCATTACGTACCCGTCCTGATGCTGCGTTGCCAGCCTTGTCCAACCAGTTGATACGCCCTTATACAGATTTGTTGCTGCACGATATGGGGCCAGGTTTGGCCGATGGCCGTAGCGATTATCTTGCCACCGGCAAAGAATGGCGCACGCCACCTTTGTGGGGCATAGGGCTGACACACAAGGTCAATCCCGATGCCGGCTATCTGCATGATGGTCGTGCTCGCACCTTGCTGGAAGCCATCATGTGGCATGGCGGCGAAGGCAACTACTCGAAGGAAGCAGTACGCGCGATGTCGACCGAAGATCGCACTGCCTTGCTGCGTTTTCTGGAATCGCTCTGAATACAATCCGTTGCCAAATTTGCAGGACAAAATATCCTGCTTCCCCTATCTCGACTCTCATGTAAAACTGTCGTCATCGACGTATAAATGGAAGAGAAGATCATGGCAAAGAAAGAAGAACTGGACCCAGAAACACTAGCCGTCCTGAACTGGTGCATAGAAGTAGAAGGCTTCCTGGTCGCCGGCGGTGCCACCTTGGCAGAAGCGCAAGATCATATTGAAGAGCAGATCGAATGGTTCACCGATTTGTTCTATGACGGCCTGACACCGGAAGAAGCGGCGAAAGAAGCATTGGCCTGAACGCCAGACACTGAAAACTAAAAAGCGCGCCTGAATGTTCAAGGCGCGCTTTTTTTATTGCATCCAACAAATATCAATCTTCGGCTGGCACTGTCACTGGCGTAAATCCGTATTGCGCCATCAGCTTCTGCGCTTGCGGGCTTAACAGGAAAAGCGCGAATCGATAAGCGGCTTCATGCGATTTTTTCTCGCGTGTGATCACCGATAAACCATAGCTAGGTGTGATTGCCAATGCTGCCGGCAATGGCACGCTGGCGAACTTGGGGTCAGGTGTGGTCTGACGACCACTGCAATAACCCAGCGATATCTGCACCTTCTTTTCCGCGAAAAAATATTCCATTGCATTGCGCCCAGCTGGAACCGGCGGATTGTTTTTTCCACCGACCAGTTGCTGCGCTTTTGCTTCCAGAATTGCTTGCGCACCGGGACGAACTTTCTCGGCCTTGGCAAACATTTGCCACGCATAATCACCGCCCGGATCAGCTTTTGGTGTTGAAGTACCGAGGCCGACTTGCGGATCGAGTAAACGATCCAACAAGTTTTCTGTCGTCAACTTGTAGTCCGGCAAAGCTTTCGCGCACAGACGATTGCGTACCATCACGACTGCTGGTGTTGCGATACCTTGATCGGCCAAAGCTTGCGGATGCTCCATATTCGCTGACGCAAAGATATCGGCTTGTTCACCGCTCTCTATGCGCTCACGCAATAAACCGGCAGGACCAAATTGCGCATCGATCTTTTGTCCGGTCTGTTGCGTATAGAGCTGCGCGACAGCTGTCATCGCACCGGTCAAGCTACCTGCAGCCAACACCTTGATAGGTGCTGATGGCAAGGGTGTGACGGCCGCAGCGCTGACACTAACCAGCATCAGCGGTAAAGCCATATAAGAAAAAACTATTTTCTTCACAATGATTTCGCTTTCAGGAAAAATTAGAAATCCATTTGCATAGATGCACGGATAGTGCGCGGGGCACCCAGTGTGCCGGTACCATTATCTGCACCGGTATAACCGTTCTGTCCACTTGGTACGATATTGGCCCAGTAACGCTCATCAGTAACATTGTTGATGGCAAGACGCCATGTAGTCGGGCGTCCCATTAATTGCGTCGTGTAACGCGCGCCCAGATCCATCACCGTATAGCCATCTACTTTGTAGCTATTGATGTTGTCACCTTGTCGACTGCCTGCATGACTGACGTTCAGGCTAAGCCCTAAGCCAGGTATCATCGCGACGCGGTAGTCCAGCAAGATATTGCTGACTATGCGCGACAAGCCCATGATTTGTTTATTCGAAGTCGCAGGGCTGTTCGTATTCAGTAAACGTGGATCAAGATAAGTCAGGCCACCATACAAGGTGAGATTGCGTGTCAGTGCGCCGTTTGCCATCAATTCGAGACCTTGATTACGCTGCTCGCCTTGCACGGCAAACACACCATTGGCAGCAAAGGCGAACGGACGCTCGATGCGAAACAAAGCGGCGCTGAAGCCCATTTTTTCAAATGCAAGTTTGTAGCCCAGTTCCCACTGCTTGCTGCGGTAAGGTGCCAGCGTTGTCGTACCTGATGTATCGCCTTGCTGCAGGCTGTCCGCATAAGATGCATAGATCGTCATGTTCTTTTGCGGCTTGTATGAAACCGTCGCATTAGTGCTGAGACCACTATCGTTGTAAGCAGATGTCGCTACTGTTGTACCGTTGGGATTGTAGCCACGCTGATCAATCCAACTCTGACTCGCAAACAAACCGATCGACCACTGTTCATTCAAGCCGAGCGTGTCTCCGACTGTGACGGATTGTTGTCGAACAGTTTGTGCCTTGTAACGATTCTTGAAATCCGAAAAA is a genomic window containing:
- a CDS encoding di-heme oxidoreductase family protein; translated protein: MKFKRFIGYLGVLPVALLLSGTANIDTKSLSGGSATVFDDSRDAYSQASPVMDTDNMAAFIQGRGLFRQSWVVAPANDRAAGLGPLYNRISCIACHAKNGRGGAPDGPDGTMQAMLLRLSIPGSNPHGGPKPHPAYGDQLNERGVPGVPGEGIGFLIYDENVETLADGTKVTLRKPNVHFKEMAYGALGTDVMVSPRVGPVIYGLGLLEAVSDETILAMAKQAKPDGIAGRVNMVWDAMAQKEAIGRFGMKANVATLTEQIANAFSGDLGITSPLIPQENCTKVQTACQRAPSGGEPELTRAELYATVFYTRMLAVPARRDVNNKQVIHGNRLFVQARCIACHASPLRTRPDAALPALSNQLIRPYTDLLLHDMGPGLADGRSDYLATGKEWRTPPLWGIGLTHKVNPDAGYLHDGRARTLLEAIMWHGGEGNYSKEAVRAMSTEDRTALLRFLESL
- a CDS encoding ABC transporter substrate-binding protein, which encodes MLRTSLSLRKLIATAIFGFASVIAVAADKPAGKVVVMTSYPEEVVARFEAAFEKAHPGTRVEILWRRSGDALSYLRKPNQGNVDVYWTPAQRNFQILAKEGAFRRPDLDMKGLPAKVGGFPISDPADFYLASEIAGYGFAINPQRLQDKKLPQPKQWTDLTGPEWKDEIVFPIPGKVGFAPILIDIILQGYGWDKGWALLQSIGSNAHLLGQGGANISDDVRNGQASVGVSIDFFIKSAIANGAPIQFIYPGITGYSPAHVGIMKGAPNLAAARAFATFVLSDEGQKILFHHDIRKLPVRPAVYADKPAGYYDPFEAAKAMPFVFDTERALARQGFNNTLFDVLISNEHVRLRSANDKVIQAERAANTPVLKAKAAQARGLLDTIPVSEAEATALAPQFVFAFDETTDAHRNDAITAQWTTRIRENRARAEQLAQEVLNATGKQASAQ
- the modA gene encoding molybdate ABC transporter substrate-binding protein, which translates into the protein MKKIVFSYMALPLMLVSVSAAAVTPLPSAPIKVLAAGSLTGAMTAVAQLYTQQTGQKIDAQFGPAGLLRERIESGEQADIFASANMEHPQALADQGIATPAVVMVRNRLCAKALPDYKLTTENLLDRLLDPQVGLGTSTPKADPGGDYAWQMFAKAEKVRPGAQAILEAKAQQLVGGKNNPPVPAGRNAMEYFFAEKKVQISLGYCSGRQTTPDPKFASVPLPAALAITPSYGLSVITREKKSHEAAYRFALFLLSPQAQKLMAQYGFTPVTVPAED
- a CDS encoding TonB-dependent receptor plug domain-containing protein, translating into MSYQLSRTTIAASLLLAFGSTAFAAEPVNESNVFTLGEINVAGSGTATPATGGATVTREEMDDFNRETLQKALDILPGVTVTGGGQRNESMVYVRGFDSRQVPVFIDGIPVYVSYDGNVDMARFTTYDLASIEVAKGFSSVLYGPNTIGGAINLISRRPVKAFEGNIGVGIRSNDKFNSNGNNANINLGTNQGMWYAQLAMSYLDTDGYTLSRDFRPVATQPDRERRNAYSNDKKINIKVGLTPNTTDEYSLNYINQKGEKGSPPYAGTLATANYWQWPAWDKESVYFISNTAIGQNSYVKVRAYYDKFTNRLNAYDDARYSTVTKRSSFYSFYDDHTYGGSVEFGTKISDINTLKVALHLKEDIHKEHNLGEPTQHSQDRTTSISIEDTHKLTSKLDLVTGASYDTRKGKQAQKYDSTLGIINYAPTDTSAFNPQAGLIYHTSETGNAYFTIARKSRFPTIKNRYSGGLGSNIPNPSLDVERATNYQLGFSEKLNPKLRVEAAIFYSEITDMMQSVPVPGTVCGTSTCNQVQNVGDVRTKGIELGITNFITDNLEIGGNYTYTHRENKSNPSVKLTEVPLSKFFAYAKWAATPKLNVIGNAVYRTHQYTGLNGVFRDTPAFTVANAKISYAIQKDVTIEAGVNNLFDRNYAYTEGFYEEGRNLFANLNYRF